Within the Corallococcus exiguus genome, the region CCCCGGGACTACCTGGAGGTCGTGGCCACCTTCTCGCCTCGCGGCAAGGGCGCGCCGGTGGGGGCTCGCTACCAGGGCACGTGGTTCCGCTCGGGGCCGGACGGCAAGCCGGTGATTCCGCCGGGCTACGACTCCGTGCGCGAGGCGCGCCGGCTGGACGCGGACGGCGTGGAGGCGGGCCGGGTCATCGACCGCGTGCGCAGCGGCAACGCGGTGGTGGAGTCGCTGGACGCGGAGACGAAGCGGATGCCTCCGCCGCTGCTCTACGACCTCACGGAGCTGCAGCGACACGCGAACCGGCTCTACGGCTTCAGTGCGCAGCGCACGTTGGAGGTCGCGCAGGCGCTCTATGAGAAGCACAAGCTCCTGAGCTACCCGCGCACCGGGAGCCGGCACCTGTCGGAGACGGTGGCGGACACGCTGCCAGAGGTGGTGCGTGCCATCGCCGCGCCCTACCAGGAGGACCTGGCGCCGGGCACGGGCGAGCGACCGCTGGGCAAGCGCTACGTGGATGACTCGAAGGTGACGGACCACCACGCCATCATCCCCACGCCCATGCCGGCGTCCGGCGTGCGGCTGTCTCCGGACGAGCAGCGCCTCTATGACCTGGTGTGCCGCCGGCTGCTCCAGGCGTGGCACGAGGACCACGTCTGGAAGGTGACCACGGTCATCACCGCGGTGACGTCGAAGGGGGACGCGGGGCCGGCGGTGGACCGCTTCCACAGCGCGGGCACGCAGGTGGAGAAGGTGGGCTGGAAGGTCCTGGATGTGGGGGGCGGGCAGAAGGCGCCGCGCCTCAAGTCGGAGGGCAAGAAGGGCGCGGACAAGGACAAGGAAGAGGAGCCGGACGACGAGCCGCAGGACCTGCCTTCGGGGCTCGCGCGCGGACAGGCGCAGACGGTGGAGGACGTGGAGGCGGTGAAGAAGCGCACGCGTCCGCCGCCGCGCTTCACGGAGGCGACGCTCCTGACGGCGATGGAGTCCGCAGGGCGCACGCTGGATGAGAAGGAGCTGGTGGACGCGATGCGCGACACGGGGCTGGGCACGCCCGCCACGCGCGCCGCGACCATCGAACTGCTGCTCGAGCGCGAGTACCTGACCCGCGAGGGCAAGCGCCTGGTGGCCACGGAGAAGGGCATCCAGCTCATTGGCGTGGTGCACCCGGACGTGAAGTCCCCCGTGATGACGGGGCAGTGGGAAGCGTGGCTCCAGCGCATCGAGCGCGGGCAGGGCGCGTTGGATTCGTTCATGAGCGGCATCGAGGCGTATGTGCGGGAGGTCGTGGGCCAGGCGCCCACGTCGCTGCCGCCCACGCCGGTGGCTGGTCCGGGGTCTCGGAACGAAGCCTCGGCCGCGAGCGGGCGCTTTGAATCCACCCGTCCCCATCCCGCGCAGGCCCCTGCCGAGGAGCTCTTCCGCACCCGTGAGGCCGTGACCGCCACCGTCCGGACCGCGGCCCGCGCCAACTCCGCGCGCAATGAGGTCGGTGCTGCGGATGCACGTCATGCAGCGGGAACCTCCGCCAGTGGTGGCTACGGCGGCGCGACCCACCTCGGTGACGCACGTCACGCGGGGGCATCCACCCACGGTGCCTCGCAGTTCGCGGCGGGCGCTCCGGCTCACGGTTTCCACGGCGGATCCGACGTCCACGCGGGAGCCACCGGGAGCACCCCTCCGGCCGCGTTTCCGCGCGTGCAGGAGCGCCCTCCCACGATTCCCTCCGCGGAGGTGCGCACCGCCTTCGTGCAGGCCTCCTCCGAGGGCTTCGGCCGGGCCAAACGTCAGCCTCAAGCCGTGAACATGGGCAGCACCCGGCCGGAGCGCGTTCACCGCGCTCCCACGCCTCCGGACAAGCTGCGTGGACTCCTCAAGGAGGCCTTCGGCTTCAACGACTTCCGCCCGTACCAGGAAGAGGTCTGCCGCGCGGCCACGTCCGGCGAGGACCTGCTGTTGGTGATGCCCACGGGCGCGGGCAAGTCGCTCTGCTACCAGCTGCCGGGCCTGGCTCGCGCGGGCACCACCCTGGTCGTCAGCCCGCTCATCGCGCTGATGGAGGACCAGGTGCTGCGGCTCCAGTCGCTGGGCTTCGCCGCGGACCGCATCCACTCCGGCCGCGACCGGGCCACCTCCCGGCAGGTCTGCGCCGAGTACCTCGAAGGTCGCCTGGACTTCCTCTTCATCGCCCCGGAGCGCCTGGGCGTCCCCGGCTTCGTGGAGCTGCTGGCCCGCCGCACGCCCTCGCTCATCGCCATCGACGAGGCGCACTGCATCTCGCAGTGGGGTCACGACTTCCGTCCGGATTACCGGCTGCTGGGCTCGCGCCTGCCGCTCCTGCGTCCCGCTCCCGTGGTGGCGCTCACCGCCACCGCCACGCCGGACGTGCAGAAGGACATCGTCCAGCAACTGGGCCTGCGCGGCTCACGCGGCGGCGCCGCGCACACCTTCATCCACGGCTTCCGCCGCACCAACATCGCCATCGAGGTGCGTGAGCTCAACCCGGGCGCCCGCGGCGACGCCATCCTGTCCCTGCTCAAGAACCCGGAGCACCGGCCCGCCATCGTCTACGCGTCCACGCGCAAGCACGCGGAGCAGTACGCGGACCTGCTCGCGCACGACTTCCACTCCGCGCCGTACCACGCGGGCCTCCAGCCGTCCGAGCGCGACCGCATCCAGGCCGCGTTCCTCAAGGGACACCTGGAGGTCATCGTCGCCACGACGGCGTTCGGCATGGGCATCGACAAGGCGGACGTGCGCACCGTCATCCACGCGGCGCTGCCGGCCAGCCTGGAGGGCTACTACCAGGAGCTGGGACGCGCGGGCCGTGACGGCAAGAACTCGCGCGCGGTGCTGCTCCACGCCTTCGTGGACCGGCGCACCCACGAGTTCTTCCACCGCCGCGACTACCCGGACTCCTCCGTCCTGGAACGCATCTACCAGGCCACCTCCAACGAGTTCGAGCCCAAGGCCTCCATCCAGGCCCGCGTGCGCGGCGACCCGGAAATCTTCGACAAGGCCCTGGAACAGCTGTGGATCCACGGCGGCGTGGAGATGACTCCGGACGAGGACGTGCGGCGCGGCCGCGCGGGCTGGGCCGTGGCGTACATCGCGCAGCGCGAGCGCAAGCAGCTCCACCTGGAACAGATGGGCCGGTACGCGGAGGCGCATGACTGCCGCATGCGCCACCTGGTCGCGCACTTCGGCGACGTGCAGGACTCCGGCGCCGCCTGCGGCCTGTGCGACGTCTGCGCCCCCGAGTCCTGCGAGGTGGTCCGCTTCGAGGAGCCCTCCGCTCTGGAGGCCCACGCGCTGGGCCGCATCCTGGAGGCCCTCCACGCCCGCGACGGCCAGGCCACCGGACGGCTCCACCGGGAGCTCTTCGGAGAACAGCTCCACCGCCGAGATTTCGAGCGGCTGGTGGGCGGACTGGTGCGCTCGGGGCTGGTGCGCCTGGACTCGGACTCCTTCGACAAGGACGGCCAGGTCATCCTCTTCCAGCGGCTGTCCCTCACGGACACCGGCCGCCGCGCCCGTGTCATCGCCCCCGGACAGGTGGTGCTGCCCCAGGCGCGCGAGGTGCCCTCCAAGAAGCGCAAGGGCCGCACGGCCACTGGCGGCACGAAGCGCACTCCCCGCAAGCGCGCCGCCTCCACCGCGGCGGCCTCGCCCCGGGCACGCGGCAAGGGCCGCCGGGGCGCCTCGGAGGCCTGGGCCCCGCGCGGCGCCTCCCATGACGCGGACTTCAGCCAGGAGTCCTTCCCCGCGGATGCCCCTCCGGCCCGCGGCTGGAAGGCGCGCGCCACGCCGGATGCGTCGCCTGGGCCCCGGGCCTCCTGGAACGCGTCCCGCAACGCGCCGCCGGACTTCGAAGTGCCCCCGGCGTCCCCCGCCCTGGTGGCGACCCTCAAGGAGTGGCGCCTCACCGAGGCCCGCAAGCGCAAGGTGCCCGCCTTCCGCATCCTCACCGACCGCGTGCTGGACGCCATCGCCAGCGCCCGGCCCTCCAACGGTGCGGAGCTGATGTCCATCCACGGCGTGGGCCCCACCCTCGCGGAGCGCTACGGTCCGCAGATCCTCTCGCTCGTGTCCCGCCGACGCTGACGGCAGGCGCGGATCCGCGTGTCCGCCGGTGGACAGGGGCTCGTGGATCCGCCCCTCCAGGGCAGCGTCGTGCCCCGAAATGGGAGGCCGGAGGCCAGTGTGGATCCGCCGCGGGGCGTGCCGTCCGCCGCGAACCGCCTGACAAGGGAAAGCCCTTTCCTGGGCCGCAGGCGCGGAGGGCTACCAGCCAGGC harbors:
- a CDS encoding DNA topoisomerase 3, with amino-acid sequence MRWDEMGESPGWDRSVARDASVDGGTARGGRGSVLAVVAEKPSVARDIARVLGATERGEGFLRGNGYVVTWAIGHLVGLAQPHEIRPEWKKWHRSQLPMLPGDWPLVVSSTTKDQFEVVRRVMNAPEVSAVVCATDAGREGELIFRYIYDAAACRKPVRRLWVSSLTERAILDGFQHLKDGKAYAPLAAAAMGRSRADWLVGMNLSRLYTLASGTYGNMLSVGRVQTPTLAMVVERELAIRDFVPRDYLEVVATFSPRGKGAPVGARYQGTWFRSGPDGKPVIPPGYDSVREARRLDADGVEAGRVIDRVRSGNAVVESLDAETKRMPPPLLYDLTELQRHANRLYGFSAQRTLEVAQALYEKHKLLSYPRTGSRHLSETVADTLPEVVRAIAAPYQEDLAPGTGERPLGKRYVDDSKVTDHHAIIPTPMPASGVRLSPDEQRLYDLVCRRLLQAWHEDHVWKVTTVITAVTSKGDAGPAVDRFHSAGTQVEKVGWKVLDVGGGQKAPRLKSEGKKGADKDKEEEPDDEPQDLPSGLARGQAQTVEDVEAVKKRTRPPPRFTEATLLTAMESAGRTLDEKELVDAMRDTGLGTPATRAATIELLLEREYLTREGKRLVATEKGIQLIGVVHPDVKSPVMTGQWEAWLQRIERGQGALDSFMSGIEAYVREVVGQAPTSLPPTPVAGPGSRNEASAASGRFESTRPHPAQAPAEELFRTREAVTATVRTAARANSARNEVGAADARHAAGTSASGGYGGATHLGDARHAGASTHGASQFAAGAPAHGFHGGSDVHAGATGSTPPAAFPRVQERPPTIPSAEVRTAFVQASSEGFGRAKRQPQAVNMGSTRPERVHRAPTPPDKLRGLLKEAFGFNDFRPYQEEVCRAATSGEDLLLVMPTGAGKSLCYQLPGLARAGTTLVVSPLIALMEDQVLRLQSLGFAADRIHSGRDRATSRQVCAEYLEGRLDFLFIAPERLGVPGFVELLARRTPSLIAIDEAHCISQWGHDFRPDYRLLGSRLPLLRPAPVVALTATATPDVQKDIVQQLGLRGSRGGAAHTFIHGFRRTNIAIEVRELNPGARGDAILSLLKNPEHRPAIVYASTRKHAEQYADLLAHDFHSAPYHAGLQPSERDRIQAAFLKGHLEVIVATTAFGMGIDKADVRTVIHAALPASLEGYYQELGRAGRDGKNSRAVLLHAFVDRRTHEFFHRRDYPDSSVLERIYQATSNEFEPKASIQARVRGDPEIFDKALEQLWIHGGVEMTPDEDVRRGRAGWAVAYIAQRERKQLHLEQMGRYAEAHDCRMRHLVAHFGDVQDSGAACGLCDVCAPESCEVVRFEEPSALEAHALGRILEALHARDGQATGRLHRELFGEQLHRRDFERLVGGLVRSGLVRLDSDSFDKDGQVILFQRLSLTDTGRRARVIAPGQVVLPQAREVPSKKRKGRTATGGTKRTPRKRAASTAAASPRARGKGRRGASEAWAPRGASHDADFSQESFPADAPPARGWKARATPDASPGPRASWNASRNAPPDFEVPPASPALVATLKEWRLTEARKRKVPAFRILTDRVLDAIASARPSNGAELMSIHGVGPTLAERYGPQILSLVSRRR